In the genome of Bosea sp. ANAM02, the window TCCTCGACGCGCGGCAGCAGCGGCCTGACCTGGTCCGCCGCCTTGGCATCGGCGATCTCCAGCACGACCTTGATCTTCATCACCGACTGGCGGTCCTGCTGGCCGCTATTGGACATGCCGATCATCATGTCCTTCATGTCGAGGAAGGCGATGGGGTTCTTGGCCTTGGCCGCTGCTTCCGCGGCGGCGACCTGTTCGGGCGAGGGCTTCTTGAGGAAGAACCAGCCGCCACCGCCGGCAGCCGCCAGCAGCACGACACCGCCGATGATGATGAAGAGCTTCTTCTTGCTCTTCGGCGCCTCTTCGCCGGCAGCGCCTTCCTCTTTCACCTTGGGTTTCTTCGCCATCTCGTCACGCGCCCCGGGTCGTCGGGCCGCCTTCTGCCACCCATGTGAGCACCTTCGCCAGTTACGGTTAACGCGTCGTTAAGGCGGCATAATTTGCCGGGCCGTTCTTGCCGCTCCAGCAGCCTGTGCCGAGTGCCGGTGGCTGACGGATTCGAGCTATCAATCAATGATATCAAA includes:
- the fliL gene encoding flagellar basal body-associated protein FliL, which encodes MAKKPKVKEEGAAGEEAPKSKKKLFIIIGGVVLLAAAGGGGWFFLKKPSPEQVAAAEAAAKAKNPIAFLDMKDMMIGMSNSGQQDRQSVMKIKVVLEIADAKAADQVRPLLPRVEDAFQVFMRELRPSDLEGSAGMFRLKEELLRRVNLTVYPAKVDAVLFKELLVQ